The following coding sequences lie in one Haladaptatus sp. DJG-WS-42 genomic window:
- a CDS encoding sodium-dependent transporter, whose protein sequence is MAEREQWKSRLGFILAAVGSAVGLGNIWRFPYEAAANGGAAFLLVDIIAILAIGLPAILVEFTIGRRARKNVVDAYGFDGHKAWKLAGALALFTGFWILSYYSVVGGWVIRYLVGSLTGAYFADPSGYFTAVAAGYDALAFAGLFLAIVIGIVALGVERGIEVGNRVMVPSVVLMMVGLAIWAATLPGAGAGYVFFLQPDFGHLAANWQTIVPAAVGEVLFTLSLGMGAMITYSSYIDGDESLVTDGLAIVTVNTFIGVLAGLVVFPLLFAQGIDPGDPGPGAIFISVATAFESLPAGGVLGALFYAVVLIAAISSAISLLEVVVSYFVDNYDVDRRMLSAGLGLASFLIGIPTALNTGTLGTYDSIASSVLLPLGVVLATLYVGWVYGRDAIAELGRGTKKRFPMLWLWHVRISLLAAVIMTLVLSFAEFFSGL, encoded by the coding sequence ATGGCAGAAAGAGAGCAGTGGAAGTCACGACTCGGATTCATTCTCGCGGCCGTCGGTAGCGCGGTCGGGCTTGGGAACATCTGGCGATTCCCCTACGAAGCGGCCGCAAACGGCGGCGCGGCCTTCCTCCTTGTGGACATCATCGCCATCCTCGCAATAGGACTTCCTGCAATTCTGGTCGAGTTCACAATCGGCCGCCGGGCGCGCAAAAACGTGGTCGACGCCTACGGCTTCGACGGGCACAAGGCGTGGAAACTCGCGGGCGCGCTCGCCTTGTTCACCGGATTTTGGATTCTCTCCTACTACTCGGTCGTCGGCGGCTGGGTGATTCGCTATCTGGTTGGCAGCCTGACCGGGGCGTACTTCGCAGACCCATCCGGCTACTTCACGGCGGTGGCCGCGGGCTACGACGCGCTCGCCTTCGCCGGACTATTCCTCGCCATCGTCATCGGCATCGTCGCGCTCGGCGTCGAACGCGGTATCGAAGTCGGGAACCGCGTTATGGTTCCCTCGGTCGTGTTGATGATGGTTGGGCTTGCCATCTGGGCGGCCACGCTCCCCGGGGCTGGCGCAGGGTACGTGTTCTTCCTCCAGCCTGACTTCGGCCACCTCGCCGCGAACTGGCAAACTATCGTCCCCGCCGCGGTTGGCGAAGTGCTGTTCACCCTCTCGCTCGGGATGGGTGCGATGATTACCTACTCCTCGTACATCGACGGAGATGAAAGTCTCGTCACCGACGGCCTTGCAATCGTCACGGTGAACACGTTCATCGGCGTCCTCGCCGGGCTCGTCGTGTTCCCGCTCCTGTTCGCCCAAGGGATTGACCCCGGCGACCCCGGCCCCGGTGCAATCTTCATCAGCGTCGCCACCGCCTTCGAATCACTGCCTGCAGGCGGCGTGCTCGGCGCGTTGTTCTACGCCGTCGTGCTCATCGCTGCCATCTCTTCGGCCATCAGCCTCCTCGAAGTCGTCGTCTCCTACTTCGTGGACAACTACGACGTAGACCGGCGGATGCTCTCTGCGGGTCTCGGTCTCGCGAGCTTCCTCATTGGCATTCCAACGGCGCTCAACACGGGCACGCTCGGCACCTACGATAGCATCGCAAGCTCCGTACTCCTCCCACTCGGCGTGGTCCTCGCCACCCTCTACGTCGGGTGGGTGTACGGCCGCGATGCCATCGCCGAACTCGGTCGTGGCACAAAAAAGCGCTTCCCGATGCTCTGGCTCTGGCACGTCAGAATCAGTCTGCTCGCCGCCGTCATCATGACGCTCGTGTTGAGCTTTGCAGAGTTCTTCTCTGGCCTCTGA
- a CDS encoding anaerobic glycerol-3-phosphate dehydrogenase subunit C has translation MSDSEKFPIDVFPEAEDMDLRPGADSCYKCSTCDTSCPVAEVDDDFPGPKFQGPEQWRLKRKEDVSVDESVMKCSNCMRCDGACPAEVPLSQMHNTARGEYVREEMSMLSREYWRNRILANYGTLARVGSKVPRLTNAIMGNSVVQRVNEKFLGITAEREFPDFATETFVEWFEARGGAKVQSDEKRVAYFHGDYANYNTPEVAKALVRVFEHYGYEVAVPDQRCSGTPMFANGMLDDARRAAKFNVEIFHDLVSEGYDIVCSCTSCSMALRQEYPELFSFDGTAEVAAHTYEALEYLRIYEDVEGDLKGANPDVPDLAYHAPCHARNQGLDGQAVNLFADLDGVSVTDVGDSCSGISGTYGWKEENYDTSMKIGEEMFEHMDDAPGETGLTECPTCAMQMGHGSGYEIRHPLEVVESALVE, from the coding sequence ATGAGTGACTCTGAAAAATTCCCCATCGACGTGTTTCCCGAGGCAGAGGACATGGACCTCCGGCCCGGGGCGGACAGTTGCTACAAATGCTCGACCTGTGACACCTCGTGTCCGGTTGCCGAAGTTGACGACGACTTCCCCGGCCCGAAGTTCCAAGGCCCAGAGCAGTGGCGGCTGAAACGAAAGGAGGACGTGAGCGTTGACGAATCGGTGATGAAGTGTTCGAACTGCATGCGCTGTGACGGGGCGTGCCCCGCCGAAGTGCCCCTCTCGCAGATGCACAACACCGCCCGCGGCGAGTACGTCCGCGAGGAGATGTCGATGCTAAGCCGCGAGTACTGGCGCAATCGTATCCTCGCAAACTACGGGACGCTCGCCCGCGTCGGCTCGAAGGTGCCGCGACTCACCAACGCCATCATGGGCAACTCCGTGGTCCAACGGGTAAACGAGAAGTTCCTCGGCATCACCGCAGAACGCGAGTTCCCCGACTTTGCGACCGAGACCTTCGTGGAATGGTTCGAGGCACGAGGCGGCGCAAAGGTTCAGTCAGACGAAAAGCGCGTCGCCTACTTCCACGGCGATTACGCGAACTACAATACCCCAGAGGTGGCGAAGGCGCTCGTTCGCGTGTTCGAACACTACGGCTACGAAGTCGCCGTCCCCGACCAGCGGTGTTCTGGGACGCCGATGTTCGCAAACGGGATGCTGGACGACGCGCGCCGGGCGGCGAAGTTCAACGTCGAAATCTTCCACGACCTCGTGTCTGAGGGGTACGACATCGTCTGTTCGTGCACGTCGTGTTCGATGGCGCTGCGCCAAGAATATCCCGAACTGTTCAGCTTCGACGGAACCGCCGAAGTCGCTGCCCACACCTACGAGGCGCTCGAATATCTCCGCATCTACGAGGACGTCGAAGGCGACCTGAAGGGGGCGAACCCGGACGTCCCTGACCTCGCCTACCACGCGCCGTGTCACGCCCGCAATCAGGGCTTAGACGGGCAGGCAGTGAACCTCTTTGCCGACTTAGACGGCGTCTCCGTGACCGACGTTGGCGATTCGTGTTCGGGCATTTCGGGCACCTACGGCTGGAAGGAGGAGAACTACGACACGTCGATGAAAATCGGCGAAGAAATGTTCGAACACATGGACGACGCGCCGGGCGAAACCGGCCTCACCGAGTGTCCGACCTGTGCGATGCAGATGGGCCACGGTTCGGGCTACGAGATTCGCCATCCGCTCGAAGTCGTGGAATCGGCGCTCGTGGAGTGA
- a CDS encoding PKD domain-containing protein translates to MLEGPAAENMHAIHIDSTPDLDSTDFDEGDSVTLDASESVDPNGEIVKFEWDTTGDGNYNRSGPEIEMDLSYCGYQDVTLRTTDNDGDSFTKTIRISTK, encoded by the coding sequence GTGCTCGAAGGCCCCGCGGCGGAGAACATGCATGCGATCCACATCGACAGTACACCCGACCTCGATTCGACGGACTTCGACGAGGGTGATTCGGTGACGCTCGACGCCTCCGAGTCGGTTGACCCGAACGGTGAAATTGTGAAGTTCGAGTGGGACACGACGGGCGATGGAAACTACAACAGAAGCGGCCCGGAAATTGAGATGGACCTGTCGTACTGTGGCTACCAAGACGTGACCCTCCGCACCACCGACAACGACGGTGACTCCTTTACGAAAACGATTCGCATCTCAACGAAGTGA
- the glpK gene encoding glycerol kinase GlpK, with protein MTAHTYVGAIDQGTTGTRFMVFDHAGQVVSNAYETHEQHYPQPGWVEHDPVEIWENTKLVVSRALREADIEPTQLAALGITNQRETTVIWDAETGTPIHNALVWQDRRTTDRVERLEADDKVEWIREKTGLEADAYFSATKAEWLLDNADPIKIQRTRPEDVRDRAEAGELRMGTMDTWLIYKLTGQHVTDVTNASRTMLYNIRDLTWDAELLAEFDIPRSLLPDVRPSSDDEYYGYTDADGFLGARIPVAGALGDQQAALFGQTCFDEGDAKNTYGTGSFFLMNTGEEAVTSDHGLLTTIGFQRAGEPVQYALEGSIFITGAAIEWLEDVDLIADPAQTAELARSVDSTDDVYVVPAFTGLGAPHWDGRARGTIVGITRGTKREHLVRATLESIAYQTRDVAEAMESDSGIEMNYLRVDGGAVKNNFLCQLQSDIIQTDIVRPEVDETTALGAAYAAGLAVGYWETVDELRDNWHVDREFTPEMAPADADKQYDRWHDAVERSLDWARDGGD; from the coding sequence ATGACAGCACACACCTACGTCGGTGCAATCGACCAAGGAACGACCGGCACGCGATTCATGGTCTTCGACCACGCCGGACAGGTCGTCTCGAACGCCTACGAGACCCACGAACAGCACTACCCACAACCCGGTTGGGTCGAACACGACCCGGTCGAAATCTGGGAGAACACCAAACTCGTCGTCTCACGGGCGCTCCGCGAGGCCGACATCGAACCCACCCAACTCGCCGCCCTCGGCATCACGAACCAGCGCGAAACGACCGTCATCTGGGACGCAGAGACGGGCACGCCGATACACAACGCGTTGGTCTGGCAAGACCGCCGGACGACCGACCGCGTCGAACGGCTCGAAGCCGACGACAAGGTCGAGTGGATTCGTGAGAAAACCGGCCTCGAAGCAGACGCCTACTTCTCTGCGACGAAAGCCGAATGGCTGCTCGACAACGCAGACCCCATCAAGATTCAGCGCACCCGCCCCGAAGACGTGCGCGACCGCGCCGAGGCGGGCGAACTCCGCATGGGCACGATGGACACGTGGCTCATCTACAAACTCACGGGCCAGCACGTCACCGACGTGACCAACGCCTCCCGGACGATGCTCTACAACATCCGGGATTTGACGTGGGACGCAGAACTCCTCGCCGAGTTCGACATCCCGCGCAGTCTCCTGCCCGACGTGCGCCCCTCGAGCGACGACGAGTACTACGGCTACACCGATGCCGACGGCTTCCTCGGCGCGAGAATCCCCGTGGCTGGGGCGCTTGGCGACCAGCAAGCCGCGCTGTTCGGCCAGACGTGTTTCGACGAAGGCGACGCGAAGAACACCTACGGCACGGGGTCGTTCTTCCTGATGAACACCGGCGAAGAGGCGGTCACAAGCGACCACGGACTGCTCACGACGATTGGCTTCCAGCGCGCGGGCGAACCCGTCCAGTACGCCCTCGAAGGCTCCATCTTCATCACCGGCGCGGCAATCGAGTGGCTCGAAGACGTCGACCTCATCGCAGACCCCGCACAGACCGCAGAACTCGCGCGGTCGGTCGATTCCACAGACGATGTCTACGTCGTCCCCGCGTTCACCGGCCTCGGCGCGCCCCACTGGGACGGCCGCGCTCGGGGAACCATCGTCGGCATCACCCGCGGGACGAAGCGCGAACACCTCGTGCGCGCGACGCTCGAATCCATTGCCTACCAGACCCGCGACGTGGCAGAAGCGATGGAGAGCGATTCCGGCATCGAGATGAACTACCTCCGGGTCGATGGCGGGGCGGTGAAGAACAACTTCCTCTGTCAACTCCAGTCGGACATCATCCAGACGGACATCGTCCGCCCAGAAGTTGACGAGACGACTGCACTCGGGGCGGCCTACGCCGCCGGACTCGCGGTTGGTTACTGGGAGACGGTAGACGAACTCAGGGACAACTGGCACGTAGACCGCGAGTTCACCCCGGAGATGGCTCCGGCGGACGCAGACAAACAGTACGACCGCTGGCACGACGCGGTCGAACGCTCGCTCGACTGGGCGCGCGATGGGGGCGACTAG
- the glpA gene encoding anaerobic glycerol-3-phosphate dehydrogenase subunit GlpA, which produces MASQTAVLVIGGGSTGCGIARDLAMRGVDVTLVEQGNLTHGTTGRMHGLLHSGGRYAVSDQKSARECIEENRILRDIAAHCVEETGGLFVKRPEDTEEYFQKKLDGCRACDIPAEVLTAQEAREVEPYLAPDIAKAIWVPDGAVDPFRLCVANAASAEQHGGRVLTHAPVTDLLVEAGEVVGAKIRHEPGPRNDSAGEIETIYADHVVNATGAWAGRLGDMAGVDIEVRPSKGVMTIMNVRQVDTVVNRCRPKGDADIVVPHETTCILGTTDEEVRDPEKYPEEQWEVDLVIDELTKLVPILGEARTIRSFWGVRPLYEPPEVGSADPTDITRDFFLLDHAERDGLPGMTSIVGGKFTTYRMMAESISDHVCGKLGVRASCETAQVPLPGSEDFSVLHDYMDEFGLRSPVGRRSVQRLGSRADDVLKTDAPNPVLCECEGVTRAEVQDALTHSGTDLNAVRIRTRASMGNCQGGFCCQRLASELHPDHDEETARTSLDELYQERWKGERHALWGEQLSQAALNHALHAATLNRDGDPAKAGTPDWNAFDGGEL; this is translated from the coding sequence ATGGCCTCACAAACTGCGGTTCTCGTTATCGGCGGTGGCTCTACGGGCTGTGGCATCGCGCGCGACCTCGCCATGCGCGGGGTCGATGTCACCCTCGTCGAACAGGGCAACCTGACCCACGGCACGACCGGCCGGATGCACGGCCTGCTCCACAGCGGCGGGCGCTACGCCGTCTCAGACCAGAAATCCGCCCGCGAATGCATCGAGGAAAACCGCATCCTCCGCGACATCGCCGCCCACTGCGTCGAGGAGACGGGCGGGCTGTTCGTCAAACGACCCGAGGACACAGAAGAATATTTCCAAAAGAAACTCGACGGCTGTCGCGCCTGCGACATCCCTGCTGAAGTGCTCACCGCACAGGAGGCCCGCGAGGTCGAACCGTATCTCGCACCCGACATAGCGAAGGCGATTTGGGTTCCTGATGGCGCGGTTGACCCCTTCCGGCTGTGTGTCGCAAACGCCGCGAGCGCGGAGCAACACGGCGGGCGCGTCCTCACCCATGCGCCAGTCACCGACCTGTTGGTCGAAGCCGGTGAAGTCGTCGGCGCGAAAATCCGCCACGAACCCGGCCCGCGAAACGACTCGGCCGGGGAAATTGAGACCATCTACGCAGACCACGTCGTGAACGCCACGGGCGCGTGGGCCGGACGACTCGGCGACATGGCTGGCGTGGACATCGAAGTCCGCCCCTCGAAAGGCGTCATGACCATCATGAACGTCCGGCAGGTGGACACCGTTGTCAACCGCTGTCGGCCAAAAGGCGACGCGGACATCGTCGTGCCCCACGAGACGACGTGCATTCTCGGAACCACGGACGAGGAAGTGCGCGACCCCGAAAAGTACCCAGAAGAGCAGTGGGAGGTCGATTTGGTCATCGACGAACTCACGAAACTCGTCCCGATTCTCGGCGAGGCGCGAACCATTCGCTCGTTTTGGGGCGTGCGCCCACTGTACGAACCACCAGAAGTCGGCAGTGCCGACCCCACGGACATCACGCGTGACTTCTTCCTCTTAGACCACGCAGAGCGCGACGGCCTACCCGGCATGACGAGCATCGTCGGCGGGAAGTTCACGACCTACCGGATGATGGCCGAGTCCATCTCTGACCACGTCTGTGGGAAACTCGGCGTCCGCGCCTCCTGTGAGACAGCCCAAGTACCGCTTCCCGGAAGCGAGGACTTCTCCGTCCTCCACGACTACATGGACGAGTTCGGCCTTCGCTCACCGGTTGGCCGGCGCTCCGTACAACGTCTTGGCTCTCGGGCCGACGACGTGCTCAAAACCGACGCGCCGAATCCCGTGCTCTGTGAGTGCGAAGGCGTCACCCGTGCCGAAGTGCAGGATGCGCTCACCCACTCGGGAACCGACCTGAACGCCGTCCGCATCCGCACGCGGGCGTCGATGGGCAACTGCCAGGGTGGCTTTTGCTGTCAGCGACTTGCCAGCGAACTTCACCCAGACCACGACGAGGAGACGGCCCGCACCTCACTCGACGAACTCTATCAGGAACGCTGGAAAGGCGAGCGCCACGCGCTGTGGGGCGAACAACTCTCACAGGCCGCGCTGAATCACGCACTCCACGCGGCGACGCTGAACCGCGACGGCGACCCGGCGAAAGCGGGAACCCCAGACTGGAACGCCTTCGACGGGGGCGAACTGTGA
- a CDS encoding TetR family transcriptional regulator C-terminal domain-containing protein: protein MTHTPPFAIDPADTREAIMLATYRALCTHGYADLTIQRIGNEFSKSKSLLYHHYDSKDELLLDFLSFMLDSLDEQLPVHQSDGASDHLRAIVERMFAPTDEDGHGAFSRAMVELRAQAAHDDAYREHFTRSDQFFRKHIAHTIRSGIEQGVFQDVDANETAALLQTMFIGTMTQRVTGDEDALDATMTALNEYIDSQLLLD from the coding sequence ATGACCCACACGCCACCGTTCGCCATCGACCCGGCGGACACCCGGGAAGCGATCATGCTCGCCACGTATCGCGCACTCTGTACCCACGGCTACGCCGACCTCACCATTCAGCGCATCGGCAACGAGTTCTCGAAAAGCAAGTCGCTGCTCTATCACCACTACGACAGCAAAGACGAGCTGTTGCTCGACTTTCTCTCGTTCATGCTCGACAGCCTCGATGAACAGCTTCCCGTCCACCAGAGCGACGGCGCGAGCGACCACCTCCGGGCGATTGTCGAACGCATGTTCGCTCCAACAGACGAAGATGGCCACGGCGCGTTCTCGCGGGCGATGGTCGAACTGCGCGCACAGGCCGCCCACGACGACGCCTACCGCGAACATTTCACCCGAAGCGACCAGTTTTTCAGAAAGCACATCGCCCACACCATCCGCTCCGGTATCGAACAAGGTGTGTTTCAGGACGTGGATGCGAACGAGACGGCCGCCCTCCTCCAGACGATGTTCATTGGCACGATGACCCAGCGCGTCACCGGCGACGAGGACGCCTTAGACGCCACGATGACCGCGCTGAACGAGTATATCGACAGCCAGCTGCTACTCGACTAA
- the mutL gene encoding DNA mismatch repair endonuclease MutL yields MSDRPEIHQLDATTIERIAAGEVVERPASVVKELVENSIDADATRITVAVERGGKDGIKITDDGVGMSRDDVALAVQKHTTSKIRDIEDLEAGIGTLGFRGEALHVIGAVSRLTIRTKPRGGDTGTELHYEGGSVSHVKPAGCPAGTTIEVDALFFNTPARKKYLKQDGTEFAHVNTVVTQYALANPDIAVTLIHNDREVFSTTGQGSLEATILSVYGREVAKSMMAVEQVPPGPLADLSGVVSHPETTRSSSEYVSTYVNGRYVTSKPVRDAVVEAYGSQIAPDRYPFAVLFLDVPAETVDVNVHPRKMEVRFGDDAAVHDQVKHAVEGALMREGLVRTSAPRGQSAPEQTEIVPERSGEESADETSTDATTDPNTSISHPATRRRTRNRTGSRPERRRRSRPAAASRPPTAQPSETDENANQPPTTPEPEPSKPHANEPEPSRKFRAQPEQQTLTGEPTNEETEYDRLPSLRVLGQLSDTYIVAETSDGMVLVDQHAADERVNYERLKTQFLGDVPAQELATPVSLELTAREAELFAAYRDALSDLGFDATLKAERVVELTAVPAVVAGAADPSLLRDILSEFVSSERPAETVDAVRDHLLGDLACYPSVTGNTSLTEGSVVDLLAALDACENPYACPHGRPVIIEFSREEIESRFERDYPGHAGRRTE; encoded by the coding sequence ATGAGCGACCGGCCCGAAATCCACCAACTCGATGCGACCACAATCGAGCGAATCGCGGCGGGAGAGGTCGTCGAACGCCCGGCATCCGTGGTGAAGGAACTGGTCGAGAACAGCATCGACGCGGACGCCACGCGCATCACCGTGGCAGTCGAGCGCGGCGGCAAAGACGGCATCAAAATCACCGACGATGGCGTCGGAATGAGCCGCGACGATGTAGCGCTGGCCGTCCAAAAACACACCACGAGCAAGATTCGTGACATCGAGGACTTAGAAGCCGGGATTGGCACGCTCGGCTTTCGCGGCGAAGCCCTCCACGTCATCGGCGCGGTTTCGCGGCTGACCATCCGCACGAAACCGCGCGGCGGCGACACCGGCACGGAACTTCACTACGAGGGTGGGAGCGTTTCACACGTCAAACCCGCCGGGTGTCCAGCCGGGACAACCATCGAAGTCGATGCCCTGTTTTTCAACACACCCGCTCGGAAGAAGTACCTCAAGCAAGACGGGACGGAGTTCGCCCACGTCAACACCGTCGTCACCCAGTACGCCCTCGCAAACCCCGACATTGCGGTGACGCTCATCCACAACGACCGCGAGGTGTTTTCGACCACCGGGCAGGGGTCGCTCGAAGCCACGATTCTCTCGGTGTACGGCCGCGAGGTGGCGAAATCCATGATGGCGGTCGAGCAGGTGCCACCCGGCCCCCTTGCTGACCTCTCTGGTGTCGTAAGCCACCCCGAGACCACCCGAAGCAGTTCGGAGTACGTCTCGACCTACGTCAACGGCCGCTACGTCACCTCGAAACCCGTCCGCGACGCGGTGGTCGAAGCCTACGGTTCGCAGATTGCCCCCGACCGGTACCCGTTCGCGGTGCTGTTTCTCGACGTGCCCGCAGAAACCGTGGACGTGAACGTCCATCCGCGCAAGATGGAGGTTCGCTTCGGTGACGACGCGGCGGTTCACGACCAAGTGAAACACGCCGTCGAAGGTGCACTCATGCGCGAAGGACTGGTCAGAACGTCGGCCCCACGCGGTCAGTCTGCGCCCGAACAGACCGAAATCGTGCCCGAGAGGAGTGGTGAGGAATCAGCCGACGAGACTTCGACCGACGCAACCACCGACCCGAACACGTCGATTTCGCATCCCGCAACCCGGAGACGCACGCGAAATCGAACAGGCTCACGCCCCGAGCGACGACGGCGGTCAAGACCTGCAGCGGCGTCACGGCCACCGACTGCGCAGCCGTCTGAAACAGACGAAAACGCGAACCAGCCACCGACCACGCCGGAGCCAGAACCGTCGAAACCGCACGCAAACGAACCGGAGCCAAGCCGTAAGTTCCGCGCCCAGCCAGAACAGCAAACGCTGACCGGCGAACCCACGAACGAGGAAACCGAGTACGACCGGTTGCCGTCGTTGCGAGTGCTCGGCCAGCTTTCTGACACCTACATCGTCGCGGAAACGTCGGACGGGATGGTGCTCGTAGACCAGCACGCCGCGGACGAACGCGTGAACTACGAACGATTGAAAACCCAGTTTTTGGGCGACGTACCCGCCCAAGAACTCGCCACGCCTGTCTCGCTCGAACTCACCGCGCGTGAAGCCGAATTGTTCGCAGCGTACCGAGATGCGCTTTCCGACCTTGGATTTGACGCCACGCTCAAAGCAGAGCGAGTGGTCGAGTTGACCGCGGTTCCAGCGGTGGTAGCGGGGGCCGCAGACCCGTCACTACTTCGGGACATCCTCTCTGAGTTCGTCTCCTCAGAGCGCCCCGCAGAGACGGTCGATGCCGTCCGCGACCACCTGCTCGGTGACTTGGCGTGCTATCCATCGGTTACGGGCAATACCTCGCTCACAGAGGGGTCGGTGGTCGACCTGCTCGCTGCGCTCGACGCCTGTGAGAATCCGTACGCCTGTCCCCACGGGCGGCCCGTCATCATCGAGTTTTCGCGCGAGGAAATCGAATCGCGCTTCGAGCGCGACTACCCGGGCCACGCGGGTCGGCGCACCGAATGA
- the glpB gene encoding glycerol-3-phosphate dehydrogenase subunit GlpB, whose protein sequence is MIESDVLVIGGGLAGATAALSAAREGADVRLVSHKESTLRNASGLIDVLGYHDGDLLADPFSTLDNLPEGHPYERVGAEAVEDGLALFDEVLGDLYAGSHTEKNALVPTTGGAVKPTARYPKTVAPGLASDTNEMLLVGFETLTDFDAPLAAEHLENAGVPFEVRGVTARFPMLRADAKITRYAKVLDTNEKGIRSQLVEAIKPHLGDAERVGFPAVLGHDHPEKVREALGRELGAEVFEVPSGPPSLPGMRLENTLFAALREAGVTIETGNPVVDFEDSNGRIDHVKVKRTHQHVPYFANEFVLATGGLVGKGITSSREGVREPVFDLHIPHPENRYDWFEDDAFGDHPFARFGVAVDTDLRPRDSAGAVEFENLRAAGGVLGGADFAAEKSGSGISLATGQFAGKRAAQQS, encoded by the coding sequence GTGATAGAAAGCGACGTGCTCGTCATCGGCGGCGGTCTTGCCGGGGCGACCGCCGCCCTTTCTGCCGCCCGTGAAGGCGCTGATGTGCGCCTCGTCTCGCACAAAGAGTCCACGCTCCGCAATGCATCCGGACTCATCGACGTACTCGGCTACCACGACGGTGACCTGCTCGCTGACCCCTTCTCGACACTCGATAACTTGCCAGAGGGCCACCCCTACGAGCGCGTCGGCGCAGAAGCAGTCGAAGACGGACTCGCACTGTTCGACGAGGTGCTGGGCGACCTGTACGCGGGAAGCCACACCGAGAAAAACGCGCTCGTTCCGACCACCGGTGGAGCGGTAAAACCGACCGCGAGATATCCGAAGACGGTCGCGCCGGGACTCGCGAGCGACACCAACGAGATGCTCCTCGTCGGATTCGAGACGTTGACGGATTTCGACGCCCCGCTCGCTGCGGAGCATTTGGAGAATGCGGGCGTTCCATTCGAGGTTCGGGGCGTCACCGCGCGCTTCCCGATGCTCCGAGCAGACGCGAAGATTACGCGCTACGCAAAGGTCCTCGACACGAACGAGAAGGGCATCCGCAGTCAACTCGTCGAAGCAATCAAACCACATCTCGGTGATGCAGAGCGCGTCGGCTTCCCAGCGGTTCTCGGCCACGACCACCCCGAGAAGGTACGGGAGGCACTCGGCCGCGAACTCGGCGCTGAGGTGTTCGAGGTTCCGAGTGGACCGCCATCGCTCCCCGGAATGCGTCTCGAAAACACCCTGTTTGCGGCCCTTCGCGAGGCAGGTGTCACCATCGAGACTGGCAACCCAGTCGTCGATTTCGAGGACAGCAACGGACGCATCGACCACGTGAAAGTGAAGCGGACCCACCAGCACGTTCCGTACTTCGCAAACGAATTCGTGCTGGCGACCGGCGGCCTCGTCGGCAAAGGAATTACCTCCTCGCGCGAGGGTGTGCGGGAACCGGTTTTCGACCTCCACATTCCGCACCCTGAGAACCGTTACGACTGGTTCGAGGACGACGCGTTCGGCGACCACCCATTCGCCCGATTTGGCGTGGCCGTCGATACGGACCTCAGACCGCGTGACTCGGCAGGTGCGGTCGAATTCGAGAATCTCCGGGCGGCCGGGGGCGTCCTCGGTGGCGCAGACTTCGCAGCAGAAAAGTCGGGCAGCGGCATCTCGCTCGCAACCGGGCAATTCGCCGGGAAGCGAGCAGCACAGCAATCATGA